The following proteins come from a genomic window of Terribacillus aidingensis:
- a CDS encoding YpdA family putative bacillithiol disulfide reductase, whose amino-acid sequence MQKEQAIIIGAGPCGLSAAIELQKVGIEPLLIEKGNVVNSIYNYPTHQTFFSSSERLEVGDIAFVTEMKKPVRNQALAYYRTVAQRQNLRIHTFERVMQVSGSVHDFTLTTKTIKEEEKHYKADYVIVATGYYDQPYLMNVPGENQPHVFHYFKEAHPYFGKNVTVIGGKNSAVDAVLELHKAGANITALYRGSTYSKSVKPWILPEYESLARNGYIDHRFNAHIKEITDTQVIYEAEGETQSVDADFVFAMTGYRPDLKLLQSMGISIHPETGKPDYDPETMESNVPGIFIAGVIAAGNNNNEVFIENGRFHGGQIAQSIASRN is encoded by the coding sequence ATGCAAAAAGAACAAGCAATCATTATAGGAGCCGGTCCATGCGGATTATCCGCAGCAATTGAGCTGCAAAAAGTTGGTATCGAACCGCTTCTTATCGAAAAAGGCAATGTCGTAAATTCAATTTATAACTATCCTACCCACCAGACCTTCTTCAGCTCCAGTGAACGGCTGGAGGTAGGCGATATAGCATTTGTTACCGAAATGAAGAAACCTGTCAGGAACCAGGCGCTGGCTTATTATCGAACAGTTGCTCAGCGACAGAATTTGCGTATACATACTTTCGAGCGAGTGATGCAAGTGTCTGGAAGTGTTCATGACTTTACGTTAACTACGAAGACGATAAAGGAGGAAGAAAAACACTATAAAGCAGATTATGTTATTGTAGCAACCGGATACTACGATCAGCCTTACTTGATGAATGTGCCTGGTGAGAATCAGCCGCACGTATTCCATTATTTTAAAGAAGCTCATCCTTATTTCGGTAAAAATGTGACGGTAATTGGCGGGAAAAATTCCGCCGTCGATGCTGTGTTAGAACTTCATAAAGCAGGTGCGAATATTACAGCACTCTATCGCGGCAGTACATATTCCAAAAGTGTAAAGCCTTGGATCCTGCCAGAATACGAATCATTGGCTCGTAATGGATACATCGACCATAGATTCAATGCACATATTAAAGAGATCACCGATACACAGGTTATTTATGAAGCAGAAGGCGAGACTCAATCGGTCGACGCTGATTTCGTTTTTGCGATGACTGGGTACCGGCCCGATCTGAAGCTACTGCAAAGCATGGGTATCTCCATTCATCCAGAAACAGGAAAGCCTGACTATGATCCGGAAACGATGGAGTCGAACGTACCGGGTATTTTCATTGCGGGAGTAATCGCAGCTGGGAATAATAATAACGAAGTATTCATCGAAAATGGACGTTTCCATGGTGGACAGATTGCCCAATCAATTGCTTCGCGTAACTGA
- a CDS encoding asparaginase, translated as MKKGKVVLITTGGTIASVPNEESGKLASGEMTGEELRSQIDLPDHIEVKVVSALQKPSMHITFDDLLSLKEIIEQQLKDPQVQGVVVTHGTDSLEETAYFLDLTIADARPVVVTGSQRAIHELGSDVFINLRHAVLTAFDDQLLDCGTVVVFNERIFPAKYVKKEHASNIQGFNAFGFGYLGIIDNDKVYLYQKPVKRNTYELKSRLPDVDIIKCYLQADGKFLKAAREAGVKGIVLEGVGRGQVAPKMKEEILQALQDGIKIILTTASEEGNVYTTYDYEGSAYDLYKAGVLLGKDQDSKKARIELAVALASDQTDRLI; from the coding sequence ATGAAAAAAGGGAAAGTTGTATTGATCACTACTGGCGGCACAATTGCCAGTGTTCCGAATGAAGAAAGCGGAAAACTTGCATCCGGTGAAATGACGGGTGAGGAACTGCGCAGCCAAATTGATCTGCCGGATCATATCGAAGTCAAAGTGGTAAGTGCACTTCAGAAACCGAGTATGCACATTACGTTTGATGACCTGCTGTCATTAAAAGAAATAATCGAACAGCAGCTAAAGGATCCGCAAGTCCAAGGGGTTGTTGTCACACATGGCACAGATTCGCTGGAGGAAACGGCTTATTTCCTTGATTTGACCATAGCGGATGCCCGTCCAGTTGTCGTCACAGGTTCACAGCGTGCTATCCACGAACTTGGTTCTGATGTGTTCATCAACCTGCGCCACGCTGTTCTGACAGCTTTTGATGACCAATTGTTGGATTGCGGAACTGTTGTTGTCTTCAATGAGCGTATTTTCCCAGCAAAATATGTTAAAAAAGAGCATGCCTCCAATATCCAAGGCTTCAATGCTTTCGGGTTCGGATATTTAGGTATTATTGACAATGATAAAGTGTATCTCTATCAAAAACCGGTCAAACGGAATACGTATGAGCTGAAAAGCAGGCTTCCTGACGTGGATATTATCAAGTGCTATCTGCAGGCGGACGGCAAATTTCTTAAAGCAGCGCGTGAAGCAGGGGTAAAAGGCATTGTCTTAGAGGGCGTTGGGCGAGGACAAGTAGCTCCAAAAATGAAAGAAGAAATCCTTCAAGCCTTACAGGATGGTATCAAAATCATTCTAACGACTGCTTCTGAAGAAGGTAATGTCTATACGACATATGATTATGAGGGAAGTGCCTATGATCTGTATAAGGCTGGTGTTCTGTTAGGAAAGGATCAAGATAGTAAGAAAGCCCGAATCGAGCTTGCTGTTGCTTTGGCATCGGATCAGACCGACAGGCTTATATAG
- the der gene encoding ribosome biogenesis GTPase Der — MRKSVVAIVGRPNVGKSTIFNRLAGERISIVEDTPGVTRDRIYTEAEWLNQPFNIIDTGGIEIGDAPFLVEIREQAELAIAEADVIIFMVNGREGITGADEEVAKILFRSNKPVVLAVNKVDNPEMRDQIYEFYSLGFGEPFPISGTHGLGLGDLLDATVQHFPERAEMQEDEETIHFSLIGRPNVGKSSLVNALLNQERVIVSDVAGTTRDAVDSSFTREGQDFVIIDTAGMRKRGKVYETTERYSILRALKAIERSDVVLVLINAEEGIIEQDKKIAGYAHDAGKAIVIVVNKWDTVESDEKKMKEFTDEIRAHFLYLDYAPIVFLSAKTKKRIHTLLPAILTASENHAKRIQTNVLNDVIMDALAMNPAPTYKGQRLKVLYATQVAVKPPAFAVFVNDPELMHFSYVRFLENRIREAFGFTGTPIKIFPRRRS; from the coding sequence ATGAGGAAATCAGTAGTTGCCATTGTAGGCAGACCAAACGTAGGAAAATCAACAATATTCAACCGTCTGGCCGGGGAAAGGATCTCCATTGTGGAAGATACACCTGGTGTGACACGTGACAGAATCTATACGGAAGCTGAATGGCTGAACCAGCCGTTTAACATAATTGACACCGGCGGTATCGAAATCGGAGATGCACCATTTCTAGTGGAAATCCGTGAGCAGGCAGAACTTGCCATTGCAGAAGCAGATGTCATCATTTTCATGGTGAACGGGCGCGAAGGTATCACGGGAGCGGATGAAGAAGTAGCGAAGATTCTATTCCGTTCCAATAAGCCTGTTGTACTGGCTGTCAATAAAGTGGACAACCCGGAAATGCGAGATCAGATTTATGAGTTTTACAGCCTTGGCTTTGGCGAACCATTCCCAATCTCTGGTACACATGGTTTAGGGCTGGGTGATTTGCTTGACGCAACTGTCCAGCATTTCCCTGAGCGTGCCGAGATGCAGGAAGATGAAGAAACAATTCATTTCAGCTTGATTGGCAGACCGAATGTCGGGAAATCGTCCCTAGTGAATGCACTGCTTAATCAAGAACGTGTAATTGTAAGTGACGTTGCAGGAACGACGCGTGATGCAGTCGATTCATCCTTCACAAGAGAAGGACAAGACTTTGTCATCATCGACACCGCAGGTATGCGTAAACGCGGAAAAGTATATGAGACAACTGAACGATACAGTATCCTCCGTGCATTAAAAGCGATTGAGCGATCCGATGTAGTCCTCGTACTTATTAATGCAGAAGAGGGCATCATCGAACAAGATAAGAAAATTGCCGGATATGCGCATGATGCTGGTAAAGCAATCGTTATCGTCGTCAATAAATGGGATACGGTTGAATCCGATGAGAAGAAGATGAAGGAATTCACAGACGAAATTCGCGCGCATTTCCTTTACTTGGATTATGCACCAATCGTCTTCTTGTCTGCTAAGACGAAAAAACGGATCCATACACTATTGCCTGCAATTCTGACAGCAAGTGAAAATCATGCGAAACGTATTCAGACAAATGTTCTGAACGACGTTATCATGGATGCCTTGGCAATGAATCCAGCTCCGACATACAAAGGCCAGCGTCTGAAAGTGCTTTATGCTACGCAAGTGGCAGTCAAGCCGCCAGCGTTTGCTGTATTCGTCAATGATCCGGAACTGATGCACTTCTCTTATGTTCGATTCCTTGAGAATAGAATCAGAGAAGCATTCGGATTCACTGGTACACCAATAAAGATTTTCCCTAGAAGAAGATCATAA
- the rpsA gene encoding 30S ribosomal protein S1, whose translation MDEMNEQATDFKELSVGDTVTGKVVKVEDKQALVDIGYKVEGILPISELSSLHVERAADAVSEGEELTLKVKKVDDEEVVLSKRAVTAELAWDDLEAKFESGEVFEAEVKEVVKGGLVVDVGLRGFIPASLVETYFVEEFEGYKGKPLTLKVVELDREQNRVILSHRAVAEEEEASKKQEVLDSLEAGQVIDGTVQRLTDFGVFVSIGGGIDGLVHISQLSHEHVEKASDVVTEGQEIKVKVLGVDKENERISLSLKETLPGPWENISDRAQAGDVLEGEVKRLVSFGAFVEVFPGVEGLVHISQIANRHIGTPQEVLEPGQTVQVKVLDVNESEKRMSLSIKELEQDENDAVIKEYEKEEEHSGFQLGDILGDKLNKYKQ comes from the coding sequence ATGGATGAAATGAATGAGCAAGCTACGGATTTCAAGGAATTGTCTGTAGGCGATACTGTAACCGGTAAAGTGGTGAAAGTGGAAGATAAACAAGCTTTGGTAGACATTGGCTACAAAGTGGAAGGTATCCTGCCAATCAGCGAATTATCCAGTCTTCATGTTGAGCGTGCTGCTGATGCAGTGAGTGAAGGTGAAGAGTTGACACTTAAAGTGAAAAAAGTAGATGACGAAGAAGTCGTTCTATCCAAGCGTGCAGTCACTGCTGAGCTTGCATGGGATGACCTGGAAGCGAAATTCGAATCCGGAGAAGTCTTCGAAGCTGAAGTCAAGGAAGTCGTCAAAGGCGGTCTTGTTGTAGATGTCGGCCTTCGCGGATTCATCCCTGCTTCTCTCGTGGAAACATATTTTGTGGAAGAGTTTGAAGGGTACAAAGGAAAACCGCTTACGCTGAAAGTGGTCGAGCTTGATCGCGAACAGAACCGTGTCATCCTATCTCACCGTGCGGTAGCCGAGGAAGAGGAAGCTTCCAAGAAACAGGAAGTGCTTGACAGCCTAGAAGCTGGCCAAGTAATTGACGGTACAGTACAGCGTTTGACTGACTTTGGCGTCTTCGTCAGCATTGGCGGCGGAATTGACGGTCTCGTACACATTTCCCAGCTTTCACATGAGCATGTGGAAAAGGCATCTGATGTCGTGACAGAAGGTCAAGAAATCAAAGTCAAAGTCCTTGGCGTCGACAAAGAAAACGAGCGCATCAGCCTATCCCTGAAAGAGACACTCCCAGGACCTTGGGAGAACATCAGTGATCGAGCACAAGCAGGGGATGTACTGGAAGGCGAAGTAAAGCGCTTGGTAAGCTTCGGTGCATTTGTTGAAGTATTCCCTGGTGTTGAGGGCCTTGTCCACATTTCCCAAATTGCTAACCGTCATATCGGTACGCCGCAGGAAGTACTTGAGCCAGGTCAAACAGTGCAAGTGAAAGTTCTTGATGTCAACGAAAGCGAAAAACGCATGAGCTTGAGCATCAAGGAATTAGAACAAGATGAAAACGATGCTGTCATCAAGGAATACGAAAAAGAAGAAGAGCATTCCGGCTTCCAGCTTGGAGATATTCTCGGTGACAAATTGAATAAGTATAAGCAATAA
- a CDS encoding NAD(P)H-dependent glycerol-3-phosphate dehydrogenase, whose protein sequence is MTQQIAAVLGAGSWGTALAMVLADNGHDVRLWSHNPNQVAEINEKRQNEKYLPGVTLPEAITAYADIEEAVHDAAAVILVVPAKATREVAAKLAGHIPAEAVIAHATKGIEPKTSKRVSQMIEEELEHVTHRPVVVLSGPSHAEEVAKRQPTTLSASSVEMEEAKKVQELFMNEYFRVYTITDMVGVELGGSLKNIIALGAGISDGLGYGDNAKAALITRGLAEIARLGTKLGANPLTFIGLSGMGDLIVTCTSVHSRNWRTGNMLGKGMTLDEALAQMGMAVEGVRTTEAVAELADKAGVDMPITQGINQVLFHGAKAKDIVDQLMTRLPKHEMDDLQDVLNAR, encoded by the coding sequence ATGACACAACAGATAGCAGCAGTACTCGGTGCCGGCAGCTGGGGAACCGCCCTTGCCATGGTTTTGGCGGACAATGGACATGATGTGAGACTCTGGTCTCATAATCCGAATCAGGTTGCTGAAATTAACGAGAAGCGCCAGAATGAGAAATACCTGCCTGGAGTGACACTTCCTGAGGCTATTACTGCTTATGCAGATATAGAAGAGGCTGTACATGATGCAGCTGCTGTGATCCTCGTCGTACCTGCAAAAGCAACGCGCGAAGTGGCTGCGAAGCTTGCGGGACACATTCCTGCTGAAGCCGTTATTGCGCATGCTACGAAGGGAATTGAACCAAAAACTAGTAAACGCGTCTCCCAGATGATCGAAGAAGAACTGGAGCATGTCACACATCGTCCAGTCGTTGTCTTGTCCGGTCCAAGCCATGCAGAGGAAGTAGCGAAAAGACAGCCGACGACGCTAAGTGCCTCTTCTGTCGAAATGGAAGAAGCGAAGAAGGTCCAAGAGCTGTTCATGAATGAATACTTCCGCGTTTACACCATCACGGACATGGTCGGCGTGGAACTTGGCGGGTCCTTGAAGAATATCATTGCCCTTGGAGCAGGTATTTCCGATGGCCTGGGTTATGGGGATAATGCGAAAGCAGCATTGATCACAAGGGGTCTCGCAGAAATTGCCCGCCTTGGAACAAAGCTAGGAGCAAATCCTCTCACATTCATTGGCTTATCCGGCATGGGGGATCTCATTGTGACTTGTACGAGTGTCCATAGCCGTAACTGGCGTACTGGTAATATGCTCGGTAAAGGTATGACATTGGATGAAGCGCTCGCCCAAATGGGTATGGCTGTAGAGGGTGTCCGAACGACCGAAGCTGTGGCTGAGCTTGCTGACAAGGCTGGTGTCGATATGCCAATCACCCAGGGAATCAATCAAGTCCTCTTCCATGGTGCAAAAGCCAAGGACATTGTTGATCAGCTTATGACACGTTTGCCAAAACATGAAATGGATGATCTTCAAGATGTATTGAATGCCCGCTAA
- the ypeB gene encoding germination protein YpeB translates to MYKWVIIGVLALALTGTAFWGYNERQEKNDIKMQAENNYQRSFHELTYRIDTLHDKIGATLAMNSRDSLSPQLAEIWRLSSEAHTDVGQLPLALLPFEKTEKFLTNIGDFTYKTAVRDLDKEPLSEEEMQRLEKLHDNAGQIKNELRNVQNTVLGDNLHWTDVELALSDDEPDHSDNTIISSFKNVDDTSGGFSDEKDFNNGALPASNEEHKFEGVTGERINQKQAKTVAAKAFDLNTISGIEGGKSGKGSDVPLYSLSYQKDGESGYADISQKGGHILTLMMQRDREEPKLGLHDAQQKAQDFLEEQKLADMEMVQSSQYDSVGIFFFVPVQNDVRIYADIVQVKVALDNGDILGYNARDYFMNHHKRDLQKPKLTEDQATEKLNQNVKVQETHLALIENDTHEETLVYEIMGTRNDETYRIYVNANTGKEEEIEKQTTTEARFLQST, encoded by the coding sequence ATGTACAAATGGGTTATTATCGGCGTTCTGGCTTTGGCACTCACAGGAACAGCTTTTTGGGGCTATAATGAACGCCAGGAAAAGAATGATATCAAGATGCAAGCAGAAAATAATTATCAGCGTTCTTTCCACGAGCTGACGTACCGGATTGATACGCTGCACGATAAGATCGGAGCGACACTGGCAATGAACTCCAGAGATTCCCTTTCCCCACAATTAGCGGAAATCTGGCGTTTATCATCTGAAGCACATACAGACGTCGGCCAGCTTCCATTAGCACTACTACCATTTGAAAAAACAGAGAAATTTTTAACGAACATTGGTGATTTTACGTACAAAACAGCTGTCCGGGATTTGGACAAGGAACCATTGTCTGAAGAAGAAATGCAGCGCTTGGAGAAGCTGCATGATAATGCGGGGCAAATTAAAAATGAGCTGCGGAATGTCCAAAATACAGTTCTGGGAGATAACCTGCACTGGACTGATGTGGAGCTTGCGTTATCAGATGATGAACCAGATCATTCAGATAATACCATCATTTCAAGCTTTAAAAATGTAGATGATACCTCAGGAGGATTTTCTGACGAAAAAGATTTCAATAACGGTGCATTGCCAGCCTCCAACGAAGAGCATAAATTTGAAGGCGTGACCGGTGAACGAATCAATCAAAAACAAGCAAAGACAGTTGCTGCAAAAGCTTTTGATTTGAATACGATAAGCGGCATAGAAGGCGGAAAATCAGGTAAAGGTTCTGATGTACCTCTATATAGTCTCTCCTATCAAAAGGATGGCGAAAGCGGCTATGCAGATATCAGTCAAAAAGGCGGTCACATTCTTACACTAATGATGCAGCGGGATCGGGAGGAGCCGAAACTGGGATTGCACGATGCCCAGCAAAAGGCACAGGACTTCTTGGAAGAGCAGAAACTGGCGGATATGGAAATGGTGCAGAGCAGCCAGTATGATTCTGTCGGTATCTTCTTCTTTGTACCTGTCCAAAACGACGTTCGTATATATGCAGATATTGTGCAAGTGAAAGTAGCACTCGATAATGGAGATATTCTAGGCTATAATGCCCGTGACTATTTTATGAATCACCATAAGCGTGATTTACAGAAACCAAAGCTTACAGAAGATCAAGCAACGGAAAAACTCAATCAAAATGTTAAGGTTCAGGAGACTCATCTTGCTTTGATCGAGAACGATACCCATGAAGAAACACTCGTCTATGAAATAATGGGTACTAGGAATGACGAAACTTACCGAATTTATGTAAATGCCAATACAGGAAAAGAAGAAGAAATCGAGAAACAAACAACAACAGAAGCACGTTTTCTGCAAAGTACGTAA
- a CDS encoding PilZ domain-containing protein: MLKIGSTLVLEKTDTLNRDEWLRYRAKVIDLEEDAIYIDYPVNEQTKRTDIFPVGTAFRALYVTEDENAFTFGTSIMGREMLKVPALKLSMPKEDTIRKIQRRQYVRIMTSTDVALHSNEAGIPPISSITLDISGGGLSLLLPEKHGFKEGMSVTLYIAYSLQKEGPAFLTASGNIIRIVRNEKSGKIIASIQFDEIQERDRQAIIRFCFERQREQRKKGVRIR, encoded by the coding sequence TTGCTGAAAATCGGTAGTACTTTAGTATTAGAGAAAACAGATACATTAAATCGGGACGAATGGCTTCGATATCGGGCCAAAGTAATCGATTTGGAAGAAGATGCGATTTATATCGATTATCCGGTTAACGAACAGACAAAACGGACAGATATTTTTCCAGTCGGTACTGCTTTTAGAGCATTATATGTGACAGAAGACGAGAATGCATTTACATTCGGAACATCAATAATGGGCAGAGAAATGCTGAAAGTTCCGGCATTGAAACTATCAATGCCGAAGGAAGATACTATCCGGAAGATTCAGCGCCGCCAATATGTGCGAATTATGACGAGTACGGATGTGGCTCTTCACAGCAACGAAGCTGGTATACCCCCGATTTCATCCATTACACTTGATATAAGCGGAGGGGGGCTGTCTTTGCTGCTGCCTGAGAAGCATGGATTCAAGGAGGGGATGAGCGTAACGCTGTATATTGCCTACTCTCTGCAGAAAGAGGGTCCTGCTTTTCTGACAGCCTCAGGAAATATCATTCGAATCGTCCGTAATGAGAAATCCGGCAAAATAATCGCTAGCATTCAGTTCGATGAAATCCAGGAACGGGACAGACAAGCAATCATCCGTTTCTGCTTTGAGCGTCAGCGGGAACAGCGGAAAAAAGGGGTTCGAATCAGGTAG
- the sleB gene encoding spore cortex-lytic enzyme, whose protein sequence is MESKKFRLCKLLCAGLILIGAILSAPVETKAFSDQVIQHGATGDDVVELQARLQYAGYYNKTIDGVFGWSTYWALRNFQYEFGMEIDGVAGQQAKDKLVSMTKYDKAFVMRQIQEGNTFTYYGGTPQENQVKKRGNGGGGGGNTNANAPTTSAVNVPNGYSQNDIKLMANAVHGEARGEPYVGQVAVAAVILNRVEDPSFPNTISGVIFEPRAFTAVADGQIWLTPDETAEQAVLDAINGWDPSGGAIYYFNPNTATSPWIWGRPQIKTIGEHIFCM, encoded by the coding sequence ATGGAAAGTAAAAAGTTTCGGCTTTGCAAATTGTTATGTGCCGGTCTGATATTGATAGGCGCAATCCTATCGGCACCTGTAGAGACTAAAGCCTTTTCCGATCAGGTGATCCAGCATGGAGCCACAGGTGACGACGTAGTGGAACTGCAAGCTCGCTTACAATATGCAGGATACTACAATAAAACAATTGATGGTGTTTTCGGGTGGAGCACGTACTGGGCACTACGTAATTTTCAATATGAATTCGGAATGGAGATTGACGGTGTTGCAGGCCAGCAGGCGAAAGACAAGCTAGTTTCCATGACGAAGTACGACAAAGCCTTCGTTATGCGTCAGATTCAAGAAGGTAATACATTCACTTATTATGGTGGAACACCGCAGGAAAATCAGGTGAAGAAGCGTGGTAATGGAGGCGGAGGCGGAGGCAATACTAATGCTAATGCTCCAACTACGTCTGCAGTCAATGTTCCAAATGGGTATTCTCAGAATGATATTAAACTAATGGCTAATGCTGTCCATGGAGAAGCGCGAGGAGAACCGTATGTTGGGCAAGTAGCAGTAGCAGCAGTCATTCTGAACAGGGTGGAAGATCCTTCTTTCCCTAACACCATCTCTGGTGTCATTTTCGAACCGAGAGCTTTCACAGCTGTTGCAGATGGCCAAATATGGCTGACACCTGATGAAACAGCGGAACAAGCAGTATTGGATGCAATAAACGGCTGGGATCCTTCCGGAGGAGCCATTTATTACTTCAACCCAAACACGGCAACTTCGCCATGGATTTGGGGCAGACCTCAGATTAAAACGATCGGTGAACACATTTTCTGTATGTAG
- the prsW gene encoding glutamic-type intramembrane protease PrsW, producing MLTILSAAIAPALALLTFFYLKDRLEPEPLSMVLRTFLYGALLVFPIMFIQYAMKAEGLSTHPIVYSFFTVGFMEEFFKWFIFLYTAFRHTEMDSVYDGIIYGVSISLGFATVENVLYLFAHGVDYAFTRALFPVSSHALFGVLMGYYLGRAKFGSYHPRLRIFGAMLIPFLLHGLYDYILLIVTFNWIYVLVPFMIILWIIGLRKVRSAIQHPIEQIHTTK from the coding sequence ATGCTTACCATCCTTTCCGCAGCTATTGCGCCAGCCCTCGCGCTTCTCACCTTCTTCTATTTGAAGGATCGTCTGGAGCCCGAGCCGCTCAGCATGGTACTGCGGACTTTCCTATATGGCGCTCTGCTTGTTTTTCCTATCATGTTCATCCAATATGCGATGAAAGCCGAAGGATTAAGCACGCATCCGATCGTTTACTCATTTTTCACTGTCGGATTCATGGAAGAGTTCTTCAAATGGTTCATCTTCCTGTACACAGCTTTCCGGCACACTGAGATGGATTCGGTATATGATGGGATCATTTATGGTGTCAGTATCAGCTTGGGCTTTGCTACGGTGGAGAATGTACTCTACTTATTTGCGCATGGGGTAGACTATGCTTTCACTCGGGCGCTCTTCCCGGTTTCTTCCCATGCTCTTTTTGGAGTGCTGATGGGATATTATCTCGGAAGAGCTAAATTCGGCAGTTATCATCCTCGTTTGCGTATTTTCGGAGCGATGCTGATCCCGTTTTTGCTGCACGGATTATACGATTATATTTTACTGATTGTTACATTCAACTGGATTTACGTACTGGTTCCCTTCATGATCATCCTTTGGATAATCGGACTTCGTAAAGTGCGATCAGCAATTCAGCATCCTATTGAACAGATACATACAACGAAATAA
- a CDS encoding lysophospholipid acyltransferase family protein: MSLYTIGKMILSAAFYPMFRIKVYGKEHVPKEGPVLVCSNHISNFDPPILGITCPRDIAFMGKSELFKPKPLGWLMKNLNVFPVKRGMQDRGALRVGLDILAEGKTMGLFPEGTRSKDGKLGEPLPGIGFFAMRSEAKVVPCAIIGSYKGVKALKVIYGPPIDMEELRERKAPAKEVSQVIMDEIQLLMNKHVG, from the coding sequence ATGTCATTATATACCATAGGTAAAATGATCCTTAGTGCTGCATTTTACCCGATGTTTCGTATAAAAGTATATGGCAAGGAACATGTTCCTAAAGAAGGACCTGTTCTGGTCTGTTCCAATCATATCTCCAATTTCGATCCGCCTATACTTGGTATTACTTGTCCGCGTGACATCGCCTTCATGGGAAAAAGTGAGCTTTTCAAGCCTAAGCCGCTTGGCTGGCTTATGAAGAACTTGAATGTTTTTCCAGTGAAGCGGGGCATGCAGGATCGTGGAGCACTTCGTGTAGGATTGGACATATTAGCCGAAGGCAAGACGATGGGTTTGTTCCCAGAAGGAACTAGAAGTAAGGACGGTAAGCTAGGGGAGCCCCTTCCTGGAATAGGTTTCTTTGCCATGCGCTCGGAAGCGAAAGTTGTACCTTGTGCGATTATTGGCTCCTATAAAGGGGTAAAAGCATTGAAAGTAATCTATGGACCGCCAATTGATATGGAAGAGCTGAGAGAGCGTAAAGCGCCGGCTAAAGAAGTATCACAGGTGATCATGGATGAAATACAACTTCTAATGAATAAGCATGTCGGATAG
- the cmk gene encoding (d)CMP kinase has product MTKTIAIAIDGPAAAGKSTVSKLVAKKLQFVYVDTGAMYRALTLTALEAGADLESEEALLSLLQGIDIVLMQHEEGQKVLVNSKDVTEAIRSNEVTNNVSIVAKHPLVREEMVRRQQKLAADNGIVMDGRDIGTRVLPDAEVKIFMIASVEERAERRYKENIAKGFEADLEQLKEEIRLRDKLDSEREASPLVKAEDAVEIDTTALSIDGVVEKILKAVHEALGR; this is encoded by the coding sequence ATGACGAAAACTATCGCTATCGCAATTGATGGACCTGCAGCTGCAGGCAAGAGTACGGTATCCAAATTAGTAGCTAAAAAATTGCAATTTGTATATGTGGATACTGGTGCCATGTACCGAGCGCTTACACTGACTGCACTTGAAGCTGGAGCTGATTTGGAATCAGAGGAAGCTTTACTATCCTTGCTGCAAGGAATTGACATTGTTTTGATGCAGCATGAAGAAGGTCAAAAAGTACTTGTAAATAGTAAAGATGTAACCGAAGCAATCCGCTCGAATGAAGTGACAAATAATGTTTCCATTGTCGCTAAGCATCCGCTTGTACGCGAAGAAATGGTGAGACGACAGCAGAAACTTGCAGCCGATAATGGTATTGTCATGGATGGCCGTGATATTGGGACTCGAGTCCTTCCGGATGCTGAAGTGAAGATTTTCATGATCGCTTCTGTAGAGGAACGTGCAGAGCGCCGTTATAAAGAAAATATCGCCAAAGGATTCGAGGCAGATCTGGAACAGCTGAAAGAGGAAATTCGTCTTCGTGACAAGCTCGATTCTGAAAGGGAAGCATCTCCATTAGTCAAAGCGGAAGACGCTGTTGAAATCGATACAACTGCACTATCGATTGATGGTGTTGTAGAAAAAATCCTTAAAGCCGTACACGAGGCTCTCGGAAGATAA